In Halosimplex halophilum, the genomic stretch CCACGAGGGCGAGGTCTCCGTCGAAGGCGCCGACGAGGCCGACGAGCTCGTCGACCGCCTGCAGGACATGAAGTAACGACGGCCCGCCCCGCCGCGCCCGCTCAGTGGGCGGGCGCGTAGGCGTCCGAGAGGGCGTTCAACACGACGACGCCGGCGACGACGAGGGCCATCCCGGCGACCCCGGCCGCGTCGAGATTTTCTTCGAAGGCGACGACGCCGACCAGCGCCGTCGCCACGATGCCGACGCCGGCCCACGTCGCGTAGACCAGCCCGACCGGCAGTTCCTCCAGCGTCAGCCCGAGCAGGTAGAACGACCCCGCGTAGCCGGCGACCACGACGGCGGTCGGCACCAGCTCGGAGAAGCCGCCGCTGGCCTTCAGCGCGGTCGTCCCGGTCACCTCCGCGGCGATGGCGAGCGCGAGTGTCAGGTAGGGATGCACGGCCGGGCGGTCGCGGCCGGCCGGCAAGTCGCTTGTCGAACCCGTCGCCACTTCCCGTCAGTTCCCGAGCACTTTTGACCGGGGCGGGCCCACCGCCGGGCATGTCGGAGCTGGGGGAGCTGGGACTGTCGAGCTACGAGGAGAAGGTCTACCGGTCGCTGCTGTCGCTCGGGTCGGCGACGGCCGGGGAGGTCTCCGAGGCCAGCGGCGTCCCGATGGGCCGGATCTACGACGTGCTGAACGGGCTGGACGCCCGCGACATCGTCCGGAGCCAGTCGACCGAGCCGACGCGGTACGCGGCGGTCGACCCGGAGACGGCGGTCGACCGGCTGCTGGCCGAGCGCCGGCGGGAACTCGACTCGCGGGCCGAGCGCTACGAGTCGATCGCCGCGGGGATCGGACCGGAGCTGGCGGCGACGAAGCCGGCCGAGAGCCGCTTCTGGACGGCGCCGCTGGGCAGCGACGCGGCCGTCTCGCTGGAGCGGGACCTGTTCGCGGCGGCCGGCGACGCCGTCCGCTCGGCGATGAGCGACCCCTACGCCGCGGCGCCGTGGGAGCGCTACGAGCCGGAGGTCGACCCCTTCTACGAGGCGGTCGACGCAGGGGTCGACGTGCAGATGCTCGTCCACGCGGCGATGCTCGACGCGGCGCCGCCGGAGGCCGTCGAGCGGGCGACTGCGGCGCCCGCAAACGTCGCCGTGCGCGTGACGACGGACCTGGAGACGACCTTCGACGCGGTCGACGGCAACGAGGTGACCTTCCACGTCCCCCACCCGCTGGAGCGCGGCGAGCGCCTCGGAGTGATCCACGTCCGCGACGAGTCGATGGCCGGGCGGCTGGTCGAGGTCTTCGACCGCGCGTGGGAGGCGGCGACGCCGCTGTCCGCCGTCGTCGAGAGCGACGACCGCGCGGCACCGCCGGAGGAGTGATGGCGCCGGCCCGGCGGGGCCGCCCCCACCTACTTGTCGCTGGCTCGGCTAGGTCGGGGTGATGTCGGTCCCGGACGAGGTCGACCTCTCGGGCGACCGCAAGCGGATCTACCGGTTCGTCGAGCGCCACGGGCCGGTCGAGCCCAGCGCGGTCGCCGAGCGGGTCGGCGTCGACCCCGAGTCCTTCCAGCACCACCTCTCGATCCTGAAGCGCGACGACCTGCTCGCGGAGGACCCCGACGGCCGCCTGCGCCCCCGGGTCCAGTCCGGCGAGACCGAGGAGTTCTCCGAGGCGGGCGTCGACTACGCGGTCCGCCCGGCCCGCCCGGCGGACTTCTCGGGCGTCGTCGGCGCCATCCGCGAGGTCGCGGAGGCGGGGTCGTACATCACCGCCGAGACGGTCG encodes the following:
- a CDS encoding DMT family transporter encodes the protein MHPYLTLALAIAAEVTGTTALKASGGFSELVPTAVVVAGYAGSFYLLGLTLEELPVGLVYATWAGVGIVATALVGVVAFEENLDAAGVAGMALVVAGVVVLNALSDAYAPAH
- a CDS encoding TrmB family transcriptional regulator, which encodes MSELGELGLSSYEEKVYRSLLSLGSATAGEVSEASGVPMGRIYDVLNGLDARDIVRSQSTEPTRYAAVDPETAVDRLLAERRRELDSRAERYESIAAGIGPELAATKPAESRFWTAPLGSDAAVSLERDLFAAAGDAVRSAMSDPYAAAPWERYEPEVDPFYEAVDAGVDVQMLVHAAMLDAAPPEAVERATAAPANVAVRVTTDLETTFDAVDGNEVTFHVPHPLERGERLGVIHVRDESMAGRLVEVFDRAWEAATPLSAVVESDDRAAPPEE